In Arachis hypogaea cultivar Tifrunner chromosome 17, arahy.Tifrunner.gnm2.J5K5, whole genome shotgun sequence, a single window of DNA contains:
- the LOC112767089 gene encoding uncharacterized protein: MSSDVENAMRLQQEEKKGILLGLGTSGSEMASSNSEPSNVANPFLASSAWDPLTPLTQLQTTNTTTLVGDPSTSIPIPMVSHHNNEFSNSLLYTLVLENQQAPHIVQYMSRDMVPNPKVQVPISYGSGSFSEMVGSFLQSPNSEHSQGEGEGEDSGSAPSGNRRRKRGHEHNKNAEDCSGKSSDGRKDQDDQKKAKVEENKDKSAQSGEAPKENFIHVRARRGQATNSHSLAERVRREKISERMRLLQELVPGCNKITGKAVMLDEIINYVQSLQQQVEFLSMKLATVNPELNLDLERILSKDILQSRIGGYSGGISCSQAFPSSSFQGTLVPMPTTSNQLPPLPQSVLDHEFQNLYGMSYDSSTALGNMGHNGGSKSEL; this comes from the exons ATGAGTAGTGATGTTGAAAATGCCATGAGGCTTCAACAGGAAGAGAAAAAGGGCATTCTGTTGGGTTTGGGGACAAGTGGTTCAGAAATGGCAAGTTCTAATTCTGAGCCTTCAAATGTAGCTAATCCCTTTCTTGCTTCCTCTGCTTGGGATCCTCTTACTCCTTTAACTCAACTTCAAACTACTAATACTACTACTCTTGTTGGAGACCCTTCTACTTCAATACCAATACCAATGGTTTCTCATCATAATAATGAATTCTCCAACTCATTGTTGTACACTCTTGTTTTGGAAAACCAGCAAGCTCCTCACATTGTTCAATACATGTCTAGAGATATGGTTCCAAACCCCAAGGTTCAGGTTCCTATATCCTATGGAAGTGGGAGCTTCTCTGAAATGGTTGGCTCCTTTCTCCAATCTCCAAACAGTGAGCATTCAcagggagaaggagaaggagaagattCAGGATCAGCACctagtggaaatagaagaagaaagagaggccATGAACATAACAAG aATGCTGAAGATTGTTCTGGGAAGAGCTCTGATGGTAGAAAAGATCAAGATGATCAGAAGaaagcaaaagtggaagaaaataaagacaaaagtgCTCAAAGTGGAGAAGCACCTAAAGAGAATTTCATTCATGTGAGAGCAAGAAGAGGCCAAGCTACTAACAGTCACAGCCTTGCAGAAAGG GTAAGGAGAGAAAAGATTAGTGAGCGAATGAGGTTGCTTCAAGAACTTGTTCCAGGATGCAACAAG ATAACTGGTAAAGCAGTGATGCTTGATGAGATTATAAACTATGTGCAATCATTGCAACAGCAGGTTGAG TTTTTGTCCATGAAACTTGCCACTGTGAACCCAGAGCTGAATTTGGACCTAGAGCGGATTCTCTCAAAAGAT attCTGCAATCACGAATTGGTGGATATAGTGGTGGTATAAGCTGCTCTCAAGCATTCCCTAGTTCCAGCTTCCAAGGAACACTAGTGCCCATGCCTACCACTTCAAATCAACTCCCTCCCTTGCCTCAG AGTGTGTTGGACCATGAATTCCAAAACTTGTATGGAATGAGCTATGATTCTAGTACAGCTCTTGGGAACATGGGGCACAATG GAGGATCCAAATCAGAGTTATAG
- the LOC112764038 gene encoding probable xyloglucan glycosyltransferase 12 gives MAPLFSWGAKESHRGTPVVVKMENPNWSMVELEGPSDEDLIIGGGRENSSRTGEKRRGKNAKQLTWVLLLKAHKAAGCLASVAPALYVLASAVKRRVASGRTDEDADSTVKSRFYSCIKVFLWLSVALLCFEIAAYLKGWHLGSPSLQLEFYLLWAPSFGVKDFFDWVYSRWVLVRVEYLAPPLQFLANVCIILFIIQSFDRLLLCLGCFWIRFKRIKPIPKDAPLDLESGEKGYFPMVLVQIPMCNEKEVYQQSIAAVCNLDWPKSKLLIQVLDDSDDPTTQLLIKEEVQKWQHEGANIFYRHRVIRDGYKAGNLKSAMNCSYVKDYEFVAIFDADFQPTPDFLKRTVPHFKDNEELGLVQARWSFVNKDENLLTRLQNINLSFHFEVEQQVNGIFINFFGFNGTAGVWRIKALNDAGGWLERTTVEDMDIAVRAYLHGWKFIFLNDVECQCELPESYEAYRKQQHRWHSGPMQLFRLCLPDIIRAKISIWKKFNMIFLFFLLRKLILPFYSFTLFCIILPMTMFVPEAELPFWVVCYIPATMSFLNILPAPRAFPFIVPYLLFENTMSVTKFNAMISGLFQLGSAYEWVVTKKSGRSSEGDLVSLIEKGPKPQRGSSEPDLEEMKEEMQRQEQKAAKKKKHNRIYMKELALAFLLLTAATRSLLSAQGIHFYFLLFQGISFLLVGLDLIGEQVD, from the exons atggCACCTTTGTTCAGCTGGGGTGCGAAAGAGAGCCACCGTGGAACACCGGTGGTGGTGAAGATGGAGAACCCAAACTGGTCCATGGTGGAGCTCGAGGGTCCTTCCGACGAAGACTTGATCATTGGTGGTGGTCGTGAAAATTCGAGTCGCACAGGGGAAAAAAGAAGAGGCAAAAACGCAAAGCAACTCACCTGGGTTCTTCTCCTTAAAGCACATAAAGCAGCCGGTTGTTTAGCCTCCGTAGCCCCGGCATTGTACGTCCTGGCCTCCGCCGTGAAGCGCCGCGTGGCCTCCGGAAGAACAGACGAGGACGCAGACTCAACGGTGAAGAGCAGATTCTACTCTTGCATCAAGGTTTTTCTGTGGCTTTCGGTGGCACTCTTGTGTTTTGAAATTGCTGCGTATTTGAAAGGGTGGCATTTGGGTTCTCCAAGTCTTCAGTTGGAATTTTATTTGCTTTGGGCACCTTCTTTTGGAGTGAAGGATTTCTTCGATTGGGTTTATTCTCGGTGGGTTTTGGTTCGTGTGGAGTACCTTGCTCCACCTCTTCAGTTTCTCGCCaatgtgtgtattattctctttatcATTCAGAGTTTCGATAGGCTTCTTCTCTGCTTGGGTTGTTTCTGGATCCGATTTAAGAGGATCAAACCCATCCCCAAAGATGCACCTCTGGATCTTGAATCTGGAGAGAAAGGTTACTTCCCCATGGTGCTTGTTCAGATCCCCATGTGCAATGAGAAAGAG GTTTACCAGCAATCTATTGCGGCCGTGTGCAATTTGGATTGGCCAAAGTCCAAGTTGTTGATTCAGGTGCTTGATGATTCTGATGACCCAACAACGCAGTTGCTGATCAAGGAGGAGGTGCAAAAATGGCAACATGAGGGTGCCAATATTTTCTACCGCCATCGCGTCATTAGGGATGGTTACAAGGCTGGGAACCTGAAATCCGCCATGAATTGTAGCTATGTCAAGGACTATGAGTTCGTTGCAATCTTTGATGCTGACTTTCAACCGACACCAGATTTCCTTAAGAGAACAGTTCCTCATTTTAAG GATAATGAGGAACTAGGACTTGTTCAAGCAAGATGGTCTTTTGTGAATAAGGATGAGAACCTGTTAACCAGGTTGCAGAACATTAACCTATCATTCCATTTCGAGGTGGAGCAACAAGTCAATGGCATTTTCATTAATTTCTTTGGCTTCAATGGCACTGCTGGGGTGTGGAGAATCAAGGCCTTGAATGATGCTGGTGGTTGGTTGGAGAGAACCACTGTTGAGGACATGGACATTGCTGTTAGAGCTTATCTCCATGGCTGGAAATTCATCTTCCTCAATGATGTTGAG TGCCAGTGCGAGTTACCAGAATCTTATGAAGCTTATAGGAAACAACAACATAGATGGCATTCTGGGCCAATGCAATTGTTCCGCCTTTGTTTGCCTGACATCATACGGGCCAAG ATAAGCATATGGAAGAAATTCAATATGATATTCCTGTTCTTTCTTCTTAGAAAGCTTATATTGCCCTTCTATTCATTTacccttttctgcataattcttcCCATGACAATGTTTGTGCCGGAAGCTGAGCTTCCTTTTTGGGTTGTTTGCTACATACCTGCCACAATGTCATTCCTCAACATTCTTCCAGCTCCCCGAGCCTTTCCTTTCATTGTTCCCTATCTCCTATTTGAGAACACAATGTCTGTTACAAAGTTCAATGCCATGATCTCTGGACTATTCCAGCTCGGCAGTGCTTACGAGTGGGTGGTCACCAAGAAATCGGGTCGTTCCTCTGAGGGTGATCTAGTCTCACTGATTGAAAAAGGACCAAAGCCTCAAAGAGGGTCCTCTGAACCTGATCTTGAGGAAATGAAAGAGGAAATGCAGAGGCAGGAGCAAAAAGCtgccaagaagaagaagcacaacagaATATATATGAAGGAGCTTGCATTGGCTTTCCTACTTCTAACAGCCGCAACAAGGAGTCTCCTTTCTGCACAGGGAATCCACTTCTACTTCTTGCTATTCCAGGGTATATCATTCCTTTTGGTTGGTTTAGACTTGATTGGTGAACAGGTAGACTAA